aataacattcaggagtcagtgctgctgtgtgggtttgggttcagaaccacagacaagagaaagacaggaggcacatcactcaccttttcactgtactcttgtagttctggaaagaaatagaatattgttaaaccacCTTGTTTTGCATTtatctattttattcattttgtgAATTGCGTTCATCAATACCATGCTTTTCAACACACTGTGTAATGACAaagatacacacatgcgcacatatgtATTACCGGGTATGTATTATGCTGTGAAGCTATCTCAGTCTGTGAAGCTATCTGTGAAGCTATCTGTGAAGCTATTTACTTTTTACTAACAACTCTGTTCACCACAGTAACTGATGGATAAACAAAGAGTGAAAAGGCGAAGGCACAATAATAATGTCATTGCCTAGACGGAGTGTAACCTACCTGCAgaaatgtgacatcatcagcttccatctcctcttctatgACTTTGACTGattctgaaagagatgagatctctctgctcagcttttcaatcttctccttcatcatctgactcttctgctcctcttcctccctcagtgcagctatcctggatgcttcttcatctcgtagaaactggtgaagcttctcaaactcctccttGATCTGTTTCTCAGTGGTATTGACCTGggtctaaaaacaaaaaaaacatataacaataacacaacacaaaTGAATGTCATAATTACTCAGGTAAATTTGTAATAAATCTCCAACCCCTCAAGTGAACGTCTTTCTCTGAAACACGTCTCACCTTAATGTGAGCTGCAGATTGGTCACAGAGGAGTTTAACTTCTTCTAATTTCTTCAGTTTCCCTTGTAAAGGCTGCAATTTGATCTTGAGCTCTCCCTGAAATGAATGATCATTATTTAGGCCACAATATCAAAACAATAATCACTAAATTAGTAAAGGGGTTAGGCACCATTTACACTACTAGATTCTCACCTTGCGTTCAAGTGCAGCTTCATCTATGGGACTGAAGTTGTGATTTTTATGTTTCTTCGAGTCTCTGCAAACCAAACACACTGTCTCTTTATCATCTAGACAAAAGAGCTTGAGTTTCTCACTATGCTGAAGGCAGAGCACCTCAGACCCCGTTGAAGCTCTCTGACTCTTCTCCTGTAGGAAGGTCTCACACAAGTTCCTTAATGCCATATTGGGTGGAGGAAACTCTTTTGAGCATTTCCTCCTGCAGTAGGGACATTCTCTGGATCCCTTCGTCTCCCAGAACTGCTGCagacaggccttacacacacTGTGAGCACACGTCAGTAAGACAGGATCCTTGtagatgtcacagcacacaggacaggtaAGATCTTCTTCAAACTTTGATGCCATTTTCTCCTATACAAGATGAGAGAAATATCCTTTTTAAATATCCTTTTTTAACCTATTTCCTTTTTGTCAAAGCAGTTTAGTTGTTAGTAATTAGGAAAATGCTTATAGTATGTGCATTAGTttataaatgaagagctcttttccaaaacgctatatccaccatttttgactttttgcatttttatATTGGAAtggactgttaagaagtcctatcatctatgtgtgaattcttgccattcaaatgtttcgagaacatactttttataactctataaaatgcatttttcaatgcaattcaatggaatgccaaatacaaaaatgtcaattttccaacattctataaaacggatatatctcattttggaaaagagctcttcaaatagaaATCAGTGTTCATACTTGTATGTATCATTATATTGGAAATATAATCATATGTGGTTCAACTAATAAACTTGTGAGTAACCATTTGTGGTTGTTACAGGCCTGGTGGAACCTTTGTCCCTGTGGAGTTCG
The Engraulis encrasicolus isolate BLACKSEA-1 chromosome 20, IST_EnEncr_1.0, whole genome shotgun sequence genome window above contains:
- the LOC134436035 gene encoding zinc-binding protein A33-like, with the translated sequence MASKFEEDLTCPVCCDIYKDPVLLTCAHSVCKACLQQFWETKGSRECPYCRRKCSKEFPPPNMALRNLCETFLQEKSQRASTGSEVLCLQHSEKLKLFCLDDKETVCLVCRDSKKHKNHNFSPIDEAALERKGELKIKLQPLQGKLKKLEEVKLLCDQSAAHIKTQVNTTEKQIKEEFEKLHQFLRDEEASRIAALREEEEQKSQMMKEKIEKLSREISSLSESVKVIEEEMEADDVTFLQNYKSTVKRTLDPNTAHPRLILSEDLTSVRRGDEEQQLPDNPERFDLVLSVLGSDGFNSGTHCWDVEVGDNTWWSVGVTAESLQRKGDFESLSGWWCLYNNNGKYGEYAPPQPPTLLTVKQKLQRIRVQLDWDRGKLSFSDPDNNTHLHTFTHTFTERMFPYFNTISKVCPLRMLPVKTSIRVEQHR